The proteins below come from a single Miscanthus floridulus cultivar M001 chromosome 1, ASM1932011v1, whole genome shotgun sequence genomic window:
- the LOC136535704 gene encoding tetraspanin-10-like isoform X1 translates to MGSASAFVIRCINFFTMILALLVVGFGFWMSTHNDECRRSLTVPVIALGGVIFLISLVGFLGAWKNVSCLLWTYLIMLFVVLVAIMVFTVLAFIITNSGSGHIVPGARYKEYRLQDYSSWFVKQLDDTEKWARLKSCLVKTDDCNNLSKRYKTAREYKLADLTPMESGCCRPPAECGYPALNASYFDLSYHPVSTNVDCKLYKNARSVRCYDCNSCKAGVAQYMKTEWRVVAIFNVILFIILSFVYFVGCCARRNTGGSDAKGRGR, encoded by the exons ATGGGCAGCGCCAGCGCGTTCGTCATCAGGTGCATCAACTTCTTCACCATG ATACTGGCACTACTGGTGGTGGGTTTCGGGTTCTGGATGAGCACCCACAACGACGAGTGCAGGCGGTCCTTGACCGTCCCTGTCATTGCTCTCGGTGGAGTCATCTTTCTCAT ATCGCTCGTCGGATTCCTTGGTGCTTGGAAGAACGTTTCCTGCTTGCTCTGGACA TACCTAATCATGCTGTTCGTGGTCTTGGTGGCAATCATGGTGTTCACGGTGCTTGC GTTTATCATAACAAACTCTGGAAGTGGTCATATTGTTCCTGGGGCTAG GTATAAAGAGTATCGTCTTCAGGATTACAGCTCCTGGTTTGTCAAACAG CTCGATGACACAGAGAAATGGGCTCGCCTGAAAAGCTGCCTAGTGAAGACAGATGACTGCAACAACTTGTCGAAAAGATACAAG ACTGCAAGAGAATACAAGCTTGCAGACCTTACTCCCATGGAGTCGGGTTGCTGCCGCCCACCAGCAGA GTGCGGGTACCCAGCTCTAAATGCATCCTATTTCGATCTGAGCTATCATCCGGTGAGCACAAACGTCGACTGCAAACTGTACAAGAACGCCCGTTCTGTCAGGTGCTACGACTGCAATTCTTGCAA AGCTGGGGTCGCGCAGTACATGAAGACAGAGTGGCGAGTGGTGGCTATCTTCAACGTGATATTGTTCATCATCCTG